The Caldisericia bacterium region TTTCAAGATCTTCCTTTGTCCATGGGGGTCTTACGAGAAGATAGATGAGCCAGGGAATTAAACCACCAGAAGGAATAGAAATGGAGAGAAAGACCCAGTTAGCTTTTTTTATAAAATAGTAAGCATATGGAAAAACAATGCCCGTTGTTATTATTAAAATAAGCCAGAAATATGGGCCAAAACCTCTCTTTCTTGCATCTTGATAGGTCCAATAGGCAATAAGAATCACAAGAATGGTAAAGAAAATGTAAAAGAGAGATGAAAATCTCCCAAGATAAGAGAAGATATCCCCAGTAATTTCGTTTCCCACATTAACCTCCTTTAACTAAAGTAGTATCTTTTAAGTATAGACCTCGCTTCTCCTACAATATAAAAAGACCCAGTTACAACAACTGGTTCAAGTGAAAAAAATTCATTTGCCATCTTAAAAGCTTGAGCTACATTTTTTGAAACTCCCATCTCTTTAAAAGGAAACATCTTCTTTGCAAGACTTAATAAGTAATCTGGAGGAGTTCTCCTCTCCCTTACCCCGCTCGGTGCTGTAAAAATAACCTTTTCTGCACAAGGAAGTATCATCTCCAACACTCTTTCAATGTTCTTATCCTTCAAGATTCCAAAAATCAAATTTATTTTACCACAACTAAAGTATTGTTGTAAAAATTTTCTAACCTCTCTCATTGAAATTTCATTGTGAGCCCCGTCAAGGATATAAACTCTTCCACCCTCATTAATTATTTCTCCTCTTCCAGGAATAAATGCATCCTCTAAAGCTTTCCTAATTTTACTCTCCTTTATTTCTATCAATCCTAAATCTTCAAGCACCTCCAAAGTTTTTATTGCAAGAGAGCTATTCATCACCTGATACTCACCAAGCAACTTTATCTTTAAATTTTCAAAGAAATTTTTATTGGATTTGTATGTAAATATGGTCCCACCTCTATCCATTTTAATTATCCTGGTTGAGAAATCTCTTCCTGCCATGTATATTTTTGAATTACATTCTCTCCCTTTATCTATAATCACCTTAAGCGCTCTTTCCTCCTGTTCTGATAGAATAACTGGTCTTCTCCTCTTTATTATTCCAGCCTTTTCAAAGGAGATTTTTTCTATGGTATCTCCGAGAATATCCATATGATCAAGGCCTATTGGAGTTATAACGGAAGTTAGCGGATTTGCCACCACATTTGTGGCATCAAGTCTTCCCCCAAGTCCTGTTTCAAGAACAACAAAATCTACATTATTTTTGTGAAAATAGTGTAAAGAGATTGCTGTTAAGATCTCAAACAGCGTTGGTTCACCAATTTCTTTAAATTTATCTTCCTTCTCATAAATATTTTTTATCTCCCATATGTACCTCCCGAACTCCTTGGCAGAGATAAAATTTCCATTTATAGAAATTCTTTCCCTGAAGCACTGGAGATGGGGAGATAGAAAGAGGCCAACCTTATATCCATGGTATGAGAGCAAGCGGGATATAAAAACACATGTGGATCCTTTTCCCTTTGTTCCAGCAACATGAATAACCCTTTTTCCCTTCTCTGGGTTTCCAAGGATGTTAAGAAGAAGTTTTATCCTATCAAGCCCCGGTTTTATAGTTCTTCTCTTTCTTGCACCAAGAAAATCCAGTGCCTCTACATAAGAAAACATTAACCCTCAAGCTCTTTAAGATGTTTTTTAAGTAGTTTCAAGGTGTTGGCATCCTCTTTTAATTTTAATTCACTTTCTTCCACCACATTCCTTGGGGCTTTATCCCTAAAATTAGGATTTGACAATCTTGAGGTTAAATTCTCTATCTCCTTTTCAAGTTTTTCTATACTCTTCTTTAACTTTCTTATACTTTCCTCAATTGGAAAATCTTTATTTAAATATAGATATATCTCGTTTCCAAGCACAGCATCGCTTATCCTTCTTAAACCACCAATCTCCTCTGAGACTATTTCAGAGGAAGATAGGTGCTCAATATACCTCTTCCAGTATTCAAGCTTCTTGTTAGAAAACTTTATAAAAACTTTTTCTTTCTTTCTTACAGGGATATTTAGTATACTCTTTAAATTTCTTATGCTTCTTGTTATCTCCATGAATTCATTAAATTCATCCTCAATGTTTTCATCCCTAATAAAATCATCTGGTTCTGGATATGAGGAAAG contains the following coding sequences:
- a CDS encoding zinc ribbon domain-containing protein translates to MGNEITGDIFSYLGRFSSLFYIFFTILVILIAYWTYQDARKRGFGPYFWLILIITTGIVFPYAYYFIKKANWVFLSISIPSGGLIPWLIYLLVRPPWTKEDLEMENLEREALNLEREYWAFLLSKEKLKCPNCGAPIKENWLLCPYCHTRLKKECVYCGKPLELDWDICPYCGHEQPKEEKKK
- a CDS encoding bifunctional folylpolyglutamate synthase/dihydrofolate synthase, with protein sequence MFSYVEALDFLGARKRRTIKPGLDRIKLLLNILGNPEKGKRVIHVAGTKGKGSTCVFISRLLSYHGYKVGLFLSPHLQCFRERISINGNFISAKEFGRYIWEIKNIYEKEDKFKEIGEPTLFEILTAISLHYFHKNNVDFVVLETGLGGRLDATNVVANPLTSVITPIGLDHMDILGDTIEKISFEKAGIIKRRRPVILSEQEERALKVIIDKGRECNSKIYMAGRDFSTRIIKMDRGGTIFTYKSNKNFFENLKIKLLGEYQVMNSSLAIKTLEVLEDLGLIEIKESKIRKALEDAFIPGRGEIINEGGRVYILDGAHNEISMREVRKFLQQYFSCGKINLIFGILKDKNIERVLEMILPCAEKVIFTAPSGVRERRTPPDYLLSLAKKMFPFKEMGVSKNVAQAFKMANEFFSLEPVVVTGSFYIVGEARSILKRYYFS